The following coding sequences are from one Candidatus Neomarinimicrobiota bacterium window:
- a CDS encoding tetratricopeptide repeat protein — translation MTLLVNLVKRYGIMGLLGITFSYMVISGCASQSGSTSDELSAAEKARLDSLARVADRQCKIYLSTAFEYFKNKDYEGSLRNYTKMVNSGCTEKYGDRVWVFLGNSYREMDKPDSAMWAFDKGLSEDPDNISLHENVAFMFQLSGDNDKVIAEYETIAALDSSNIARWRKLHDLYFRVAEYEKDLGVLKKIIKMDPEDIIAKNDLVTVMKFLGEDPTELLEERHLNNPDNPEFLLEYANTIYQAADYEKAIPLYEKLLSLEPDHFLALDRIATSYKNLDNTDKALSSLKRLLKLRPNDKTVVYDITDLYKQAGELKTAYSWANKTINTKPKDGRGFYIRGLVLEAAANNCQNERGAKVPSIYDKLVFEVALDDVKESVALGYTAARSRIQFLEQQAPSKGDIFMHPEKFQPEGDCYKWIKRKVKRK, via the coding sequence ATGACACTTTTGGTTAACCTCGTTAAACGTTACGGCATCATGGGATTATTAGGCATTACTTTTTCATATATGGTAATCTCCGGCTGTGCTTCTCAATCAGGCTCAACGAGCGATGAGCTGTCAGCGGCGGAAAAGGCGAGGCTCGATTCTCTTGCCAGGGTCGCCGACAGGCAGTGCAAAATTTATCTTTCGACCGCATTCGAATATTTTAAAAACAAAGATTATGAAGGCTCGCTAAGAAATTACACTAAGATGGTGAACAGCGGATGTACAGAAAAGTACGGTGACAGGGTTTGGGTTTTCCTCGGAAACTCATATAGAGAAATGGATAAGCCCGACAGCGCAATGTGGGCATTTGACAAAGGACTTTCGGAGGATCCCGACAACATTTCTCTGCATGAAAACGTAGCTTTTATGTTTCAACTTTCCGGTGATAACGATAAGGTCATCGCGGAATATGAAACGATTGCCGCTTTGGATTCGTCAAACATTGCTCGCTGGAGAAAGCTGCATGATCTCTATTTCAGAGTTGCGGAGTATGAAAAGGATCTCGGCGTATTAAAAAAGATAATCAAGATGGACCCGGAAGATATCATAGCAAAAAATGACCTCGTCACGGTTATGAAATTCTTGGGGGAGGATCCGACGGAGCTGCTGGAAGAGAGACATCTGAACAATCCTGACAACCCGGAGTTTTTGCTTGAATATGCAAATACGATTTATCAAGCGGCGGATTATGAAAAAGCTATTCCGCTTTATGAAAAACTGCTCTCTCTTGAACCTGATCATTTTTTGGCTCTTGACCGGATAGCGACGAGCTATAAAAACCTCGATAACACGGATAAGGCGCTCTCTTCTCTAAAGAGACTGCTGAAGTTAAGACCCAATGATAAAACGGTGGTATATGATATTACGGATCTGTACAAGCAAGCCGGTGAGCTCAAAACCGCATATTCCTGGGCAAATAAGACCATAAATACAAAACCTAAGGATGGACGCGGGTTTTACATACGAGGTTTGGTTCTTGAAGCGGCTGCCAATAATTGTCAGAATGAACGCGGAGCTAAAGTACCGTCTATATATGATAAGCTTGTCTTCGAAGTAGCTCTCGACGACGTTAAAGAAAGTGTCGCGCTTGGATATACTGCGGCGCGCAGCAGGATTCAGTTTTTAGAACAACAGGCTCCGTCAAAAGGCGACATTTTTATGCACCCTGAAAAATTTCAGCCTGAAGGTGATTGTTATAAATGGATAAAGAGGAAAGTAAAAAGAAAATAG
- the rpiB gene encoding ribose 5-phosphate isomerase B, with product MDKEESKKKIALGADHAGYELKEKIADYLKKKGYEVIDFGTYSNESTDYPDLALKTAKSVSEKESDEGILVCGTGIGMSIVANKLPGVRAALCNSTETAKLAREHNHANLLCLGARVERSESVEDIIDAWLSAEFVHGRHDRRVQKIHTLTGI from the coding sequence ATGGATAAAGAGGAAAGTAAAAAGAAAATAGCGCTCGGCGCTGACCACGCCGGTTATGAGCTAAAAGAGAAAATCGCCGATTATCTTAAGAAAAAAGGTTACGAGGTCATAGATTTCGGAACCTACTCAAACGAGTCCACTGATTATCCTGATTTAGCGTTGAAGACCGCGAAATCGGTTTCTGAGAAAGAATCCGATGAAGGAATTCTCGTCTGTGGTACCGGGATCGGGATGAGCATCGTGGCGAATAAGCTGCCGGGTGTACGTGCGGCTCTTTGTAACTCAACAGAAACGGCGAAACTCGCCAGGGAGCATAATCACGCAAATCTTCTTTGTCTTGGTGCTCGTGTAGAGAGGTCGGAATCTGTTGAAGACATAATAGATGCGTGGTTGTCAGCTGAGTTCGTGCATGGAAGACACGATCGGCGGGTTCAGAAGATTCATACGCTTACCGGAATATAA